A genomic segment from Nematostella vectensis chromosome 6, jaNemVect1.1, whole genome shotgun sequence encodes:
- the LOC5520982 gene encoding 5-methyltetrahydropteroyltriglutamate--homocysteine methyltransferase: MLDAEMPLTTTVIGSFPKPKYLQTPDWFRTQNYIKDYNSYAAQDIAEREALVEKATSEAITLQCSIGVDIVTDGEMRRENYVHYFCRHLDGIDFENLTTKSSRGGAWVADLPTITSDIRLKGHGWMASEWKAAQAMTERPVKATLPGPMTIINSIADDFYHDDEKLGSLLAGLLNQEILALAAAGCKYIQVDAPVLVRFPDAALHHGIEHLSKCFSGVPDDVTRCIHICCGYPLYLDQQDYIKADPDAYLKIASKLDSSGFDHISIEDAHRHNDLELFHKFKQSKVVLGVLKIASSQIETVQQVKQRLEEVLTVLPADRLIVAPDCGLGFLSEKQALEKLSVMVQAAQAVP; this comes from the exons ATGCTCGATGCCGAGATGCCACTAACTACTACTGTTATTGGTAGCTTTCCTAAGCCAAAATACCTGCAAACCCCAGATTGGTTTCGAACCCAAAATTACATCAAGGATTATAATTCTTACGCCGCTCAAGACATCGCCGAGAGAGAGGCATTGGTAGAAAAAGCAACAAGTGAAGCTATCACACTGCAATGCAGTATTGGAGTGGATATAGTTACAGACGGAGAAATGCGGCGGGAGAATTATGTCCATTATTTCTGCCGACATCTTGATGGTATTGATTTCGAAAATTTGACAACAAAAAGCTCCCGTGGCGGTGCTTGGGTTGCTGACCTCCCAACCATCACAAGCGATATTAGATTGAAAGGTCACGGCTGGATGGCATCCGAATGGAAAGCCGCTCAAGCGATGACCGAACGTCCAGTTAAAGCAACTCTCCCAGGTCCTATGACCATTATCAACTCAATCGCCGACGATTTTTATCATGACGATGAGAAGTTAGGGTCATTACTAGCTGGATTACTGAATCAAGAAATTCTAGCTCTGGCTGCGGCAGGTTGCAAGTACATTCAG GTTGATGCACCAGTGCTTGTGAGATTTCCAGATGCAGCCCTGCATCATGGGATTGAACACCTGTCCAAATGTTTCTCAGGAGTTcccgatgacgtcacaagatGCATTCACATTTGTTGCGGATACCCGCTGTATTTG GACCAGCAAGACTATATTAAAGCTGATCCTGATGCATACCTGAAGATTGCAAGCAAGCTAGACTCATCAGGATTCGACCACATTTCTATTGAGGATGCTCACAGACATAATGATTTAGAGCTTTTCCACAAGTTTAAACAATCAAAG GTGGTCCTAGGGGTTTTAAAGATTGCATCCAGCCAAATCGAGACCGTTCAACAAGTCAAGCAGCGCTTAGAAGAAGTGTTGACAGTCTTACCTGCTGACCGGTTGATAGTTGCTCCTGACTGCGGGCTCGGATTCCTGTCTGAGAAACAGGCTCTCGAGAAGCTGTCAGTCATGGTACAGGCGGCGCAGGCAGTTCCTTAA
- the LOC116604121 gene encoding uncharacterized protein LOC116604121 isoform X2 → MSFAGWLWGLFMLLLLCLCCSGKPTEDVKSCEKGGKTRTEKEQCSDASSLRRVGRETSRVADILEDCWLCLHHRNEVTHQDKRCSCPLFWGHGGGLAKSKIPTKLYVVFDGVGRRISCHKPGTNWYNLCRRRQTKTSVTTNCITRVTHDGREQHVMTEMSKCQPVQRVQSARYWRLPVRLCFACATHCKIPPKIPLPHLITIDKKPPGTPLLECPDDPRR, encoded by the exons ATGTCGTTCGCGGGATGGCTGTGGGGTTTGTTTATGTTGTTGCTACTGTGTCTTTGTTGCTCGGGGAAACCCACAGAAGATGTTAAATCTTGCGAAAAAGGAGGAAAAACGAGAACAGAAAAGGAGCAATGCTCGGATGCATCGTCACTTCGACGTGTAGGCCGTGAAACATCGAGAGTAGCTGATATACTGGAAGATTGCTGGCTTTGTTTACACCACAGAAATGAAGTCACCCACCAAGACAAACGTTGCTCTTGTCCTTTGTTCTGGGGACACGGTGGTGGTCTCGCTAAAAGTAAAATCCCTACAAAGCTTTATGTGGTTTTTGATGGTGTAGGACGCAGGATCTCCTGTCATAAGCCGGGAACCAACTGGTACAATCTGTGCAGGAGAAGGCAGACGAAAACTTCCGTGACCACGAATTGTATCACTCGAGTGACGCACGACGGAAG AGAGCAGCATGTGATGacagaaatgtcaaaatgtcaaCCAGTCCAAAGAGTTCAATCAGCAAG ATATTGGAGACTACCCGTTCGCCTGTGCTTTGCTTGTGCGACTCATTGCAAAATCCCTCCCAAGATCCCCTTACCTCATTTAATAACTATTGATAAGAAACCCCCTGGAACCCCTCTCCTGGAATGCCCTGATGACCCCCGTCG aTGA
- the LOC5520983 gene encoding testis-specific serine/threonine-protein kinase 3, which yields MSESHKNTRKRTRRESGESLRPPNKKVKQPPGTSANCPLNETRVPSPALEVTVSTAASLPRQRKRRACPIDVAITDEELRREYCLGAELGQGGYGKVVRADKIVRWRRFKRPKTVPVAIKYMPDDAYVAMSRFKDRIIPTEVHYLRKCHHVNIIELLAHYIMLDNEQTSRHVIVMERPAHCLDLFSFLEIQPRGRVKEKGARKIFRDVMRGVKYLDQRGILHNDIKPENILLEVEPADKTSTRPRCSERESATFPAIAGPSVEHASASGGSSTQCAFANKPKVIRAKLLDFGFATGRNADPKVSKFRDASELLQKLLEKAAFWRMSLESISQDPWLTRG from the exons ATGTCCGAAAGTCATAAGAATAC TCGCAAGCGGACTCGAAGAGAAAGTGGCGAATCTCTTCGTCCGCCAAATAAGAAGGTCAAACAGCCACCCGGCACGTCCGCAAACTGCCCGCTAAACGAGACGAGG GTCCCATCCCCTGCACTAGAAGTGACCGTCTCCACGGCAGCGTCGCTTCCTAGGCAAAGAAAGCGAAGGGCGTGCC CCATCGATGTTGCCATCACGGATGAAGAGCTTCGCCGGGAGTATTGTCTCGGTGCTGAGCTAGGACAGGGTGGTTACGGGAAGGTGGTCAGGGCCGACAAGATTGTACGATGGAGACGGTTCAAGCGACCAAAGACAGTTCCG GTCGCCATCAAATATATGCCAGACGACGCTTACGTCGCCATGTCCAGA TTCAAGGACCGCATCATTCCAACTGAAGTCCACTATCTGCGCAAATGCCATCACGTGAACATCATAGAGCTCCTTGCACACTACATCATGCTTGACAACGAACAGACCTCACGTCACGTGATAGTGATGGAACGGCCTGCGCACTGCCTCGATCTGTTTAGCTTCCTCGAGATTCAGCCACGAGGACGCGTGAAGGAGAAGGGCGCCAGGAAGATCTTCCGTGACGTGATGAGAGGGGTTAAATACTTGGACCAGAGGGGGATCTTGCACAATGACATCAAACCAGAGAACATCCTGCTGGAGGTTGAGCCCGCGGACAAAACCTCTACAAGGCCACGGTGTAGCGAGAGGGAGTCAGCAACTTTTCCCGCCATTGCTGGCCCATCAGTAGAACACGCGTCCGCCAGTGGAGGATCCAGTACCCAGTGTGCTTTTGCAAATAAACCTAAAGTCATTCGCGCCAAACTCCTTGACTTTGGGTTCGCTACCGGTCGCAACGCAGACCCGAAAGTATCCAAGTTTAGAG aCGCGTCTGAGCTTCTTCAGAAGCTACTCGAGAAAGCGGCGTTTTGGCGGATGAGCCTGGAGAGCATCTCGCAGGATCCGTGGCTCACAAGGGGCTAG
- the LOC116604121 gene encoding uncharacterized protein LOC116604121 isoform X3, giving the protein MTPVDETFDEQVGKFQIALFRHYDAESAPLYDPATMRDFAEKNAPGLYSTILNSITRCKHSALQEQRTVTLLHTLAYFRSQKTSRLQKDLGLYLHLHGLSRSALNSGLLTRFGCAPRTIASYNKAKKKTIQNCSPNSINSKALPLSYKDLKQSSLSCLPDPNNCCDNQNCTVNRIDTEIQY; this is encoded by the exons ATGACCCCCGTCG aTGAGACATTTGACGAACAAGTAGGAAAATTCCAAATTGCATTGTTTCGGCACTATGATGCTGAGTCAGCACCACTCTATGACCCAGCAACCATGAGAGACTTTGCCGAAAAGAATGCCCCAGGGCTATATTCAACAATTCTAAACAGCATAACCAGATGCAAGCATTCAGCCCTCCAAGAGCAGCGCACTGTTACTCTGTTACACACGTTGGCTTACTTTAG GTCTCAGAAAACTAGTAGATTACAGAAGGATCTTGGTTTGTACCTCCACCTGCATGGACTGTCAAGATCTGCCCTCAACAGTGGCCTTCTGACTAGATTTGGATGTGCACCAAGAACAATAGCCTCATACaataaagctaaaaaaaaaactatccaGAACTGCTCACCTAACTCAATTAACTCCAAAGCACTCCCATTATCATACAAGGACTTGAAACAATCCTCTTTGTCATGTTTGCCAGATCCAAATAACTGTTGTGATAATCAAAACTGCACAGTAAATAGAATTGATACTGAAATACAGTATTAA
- the LOC116604121 gene encoding uncharacterized protein LOC116604121 isoform X1 yields MSFAGWLWGLFMLLLLCLCCSGKPTEDVKSCEKGGKTRTEKEQCSDASSLRRVGRETSRVADILEDCWLCLHHRNEVTHQDKRCSCPLFWGHGGGLAKSKIPTKLYVVFDGVGRRISCHKPGTNWYNLCRRRQTKTSVTTNCITRVTHDGREQHVMTEMSKCQPVQRVQSARYWRLPVRLCFACATHCKIPPKIPLPHLITIDKKPPGTPLLECPDDPRR; encoded by the exons ATGTCGTTCGCGGGATGGCTGTGGGGTTTGTTTATGTTGTTGCTACTGTGTCTTTGTTGCTCGGGGAAACCCACAGAAGATGTTAAATCTTGCGAAAAAGGAGGAAAAACGAGAACAGAAAAGGAGCAATGCTCGGATGCATCGTCACTTCGACGTGTAGGCCGTGAAACATCGAGAGTAGCTGATATACTGGAAGATTGCTGGCTTTGTTTACACCACAGAAATGAAGTCACCCACCAAGACAAACGTTGCTCTTGTCCTTTGTTCTGGGGACACGGTGGTGGTCTCGCTAAAAGTAAAATCCCTACAAAGCTTTATGTGGTTTTTGATGGTGTAGGACGCAGGATCTCCTGTCATAAGCCGGGAACCAACTGGTACAATCTGTGCAGGAGAAGGCAGACGAAAACTTCCGTGACCACGAATTGTATCACTCGAGTGACGCACGACGGAAG AGAGCAGCATGTGATGacagaaatgtcaaaatgtcaaCCAGTCCAAAGAGTTCAATCAGCAAG ATATTGGAGACTACCCGTTCGCCTGTGCTTTGCTTGTGCGACTCATTGCAAAATCCCTCCCAAGATCCCCTTACCTCATTTAATAACTATTGATAAGAAACCCCCTGGAACCCCTCTCCTGGAATGCCCTGATGACCCCCGTCGGTGA